In the genome of Hyphomicrobium sp. CS1GBMeth3, the window TAGTAATCGTCATAGGCATAGCGGCGACTGTAATAGTTCGGCGGCAAGTAGCGGTACGCGCGTGCGCTACGCGGCAGCCGTTGCGTTTCCTCGTAGTCATCGTCGTAATAGTCATCGCCATAGCGGTCGCGCGAGGACGGCGCGTCGGCCACCTCGTCATCCATGTAGCCGCCCGGCTTGCCGTGGACGACGATCTCAGTGCGGTCCTTGCCGTGGCTGCTCACGAGTTTGTAGAGCGCAGCGGCATTTTTCGGCGCGAGGCGAACGCATCCGTGCGAAGCAGGGCGCCCCAGCGCGCCAGTGTCGTATGTGCCGTGGATCGCCACGCCCTTGTGAAAGAAGATCGCATGCGGCATGGGCGCCAGGTCGTACTGGCGCGAGTACCACATCTTGGCCATCCAGGTGGGGCGGTAGGTGCCAGTCGGCGTGCGGTAGCCGTAGCGGGCGCTGGACATCCGCCAGGTGTGGCGCTTCTCGCCCTCCTCCGACACGGTCATGATCTGTCGCGTGAGATCGATGTCGATGGCGAGCGTCGGCTCGGGCAGCGGCACCGGCTCCGATTTCTTCGCCTGAGGATCACCTTTGTCTGCTGCGGTCTTGGTGTCCGGCTGCTTCGCGGGCTCGTCCTTCGGCGCGTCTGCTCCCTTCACCGGAGCTGGAGCGGTCGCGGGCTGTTTTTGCGGCGCGGGAGAGACCTTGAGCTCGGTCCCGGCGGCAGGTGCTGCGTCCGGCGCCTTGTTGATGACGGTCACCGTCGGGACCGCGTTTTGGGCGCCCGTGTTCTCGGGCTCGTTCCCGGCCGCCATTGCGGCCGATCCGGCCATGAGCAACGCCATGACAAGGGAAATCAGCGCTTCAGCCCGTATCGCAAAGTCCCAACGCATCACCGCACCTCGGGGATAGGCGTGACCACAACCCGATAACCTGTACGATTAACGCCGAAATTTGGCATGGGCGGGTCAACTAATGGGCTAATGCGTGATCGTAATCCGCGTGCTCCCAGGCCCGTGCGAGCTGACCAAAGAGAAGAATTTGCGGGCATGGGACGGGGCGAGACGCACGCATCCGTGCGAAGCCGGGCGCCCCAAGTGGCGCGTCTCGACGGTGGCGTGGATGGCGTAGCCGCCGCTGTAGAAGACGGCGTAGTGCATCGGTGCGTTGTTGAACTTGGTCGAGTACCAGCGCCGCTCGAGGCGCTGCGGCCGGAACGTGCCCGAAGGCGTTGCGTAGCGGCCGCGTCCCGTCGAGACGGGCCAGCTGTAATAGTGGACGCCCCGGACGTAGACATCCATCGTCTGCCCGCTCTTGCTGATAGGGGCGTGGACGCTGGCATAAGTTGTAGCGGGGACAATGGACGTGGCGATGGCGAGCGCAATCGCAAACAGGACGGGCGCAAACAGGACGGGGCGCATCTCGTAACTCCAGACAATCGAAAAGCGCGGGCCCGGATGGATTGGGCGTGCTTCCCATTGCTGGAAGCACGCCGGGCCCAGCCTCATGAAGCATATATCCGTTATAAGAGTGTTGCGCGGCGAACCCCTCGGGGGTTGGGACCGAGGCATTTCCTCAGTTGAAGAGGAGCTCGAACAGCGTCTTCGGCTTCCTCTTTACGCGCTTCGGCGGTGCCGAGTAACCGCCCGATCCGGCAACTTCCTTGGTGCGGCTGATGCGCAAGTCCACCTCATCCGTCACGCCGTCGACACTTGCCACCGTGACCTTACCGCTTTCCCACGTCCACTTGGCGGTCTTGTCGCCCTGCTTGTGGGGCGCGATGGTGATCACCTTGCTGGTTTCGAGATCGAGCACGGCGATGAACTCGGTGGCCTCCGGCCCACGGCGTCCGGCGACCTTGCCGGCGGAAAAACGCAGCGTGCCGATGCCGGTGAACGGCTCCCGCTTCAGCTGCCACTCGAGCAGCTTGGGCTCACCCTCGCCCATCATCTCG includes:
- a CDS encoding L,D-transpeptidase, which translates into the protein MRWDFAIRAEALISLVMALLMAGSAAMAAGNEPENTGAQNAVPTVTVINKAPDAAPAAGTELKVSPAPQKQPATAPAPVKGADAPKDEPAKQPDTKTAADKGDPQAKKSEPVPLPEPTLAIDIDLTRQIMTVSEEGEKRHTWRMSSARYGYRTPTGTYRPTWMAKMWYSRQYDLAPMPHAIFFHKGVAIHGTYDTGALGRPASHGCVRLAPKNAAALYKLVSSHGKDRTEIVVHGKPGGYMDDEVADAPSSRDRYGDDYYDDDYEETQRLPRSARAYRYLPPNYYSRRYAYDDYYYDRPRPRRRYAAPARPPRYPYGYGF
- a CDS encoding L,D-transpeptidase yields the protein MRPVLFAPVLFAIALAIATSIVPATTYASVHAPISKSGQTMDVYVRGVHYYSWPVSTGRGRYATPSGTFRPQRLERRWYSTKFNNAPMHYAVFYSGGYAIHATVETRHLGRPASHGCVRLAPSHARKFFSLVSSHGPGSTRITITH